The Colletotrichum destructivum chromosome 8, complete sequence genome includes the window GGTATAGAATTGACGATTCCGGGCAGAGAATGGACGAGCCTAATGCGGAAGACCGACAGAGGATCGAAGAGGTCCtagacgatgacgatgagcaggagaaggaggaggttgtTGCAAATGGAGATGATGCCATAAAagacgaggcggacgagcAAGGCATCGACGATACGAATccggtcgaggccgccgaaTACCGTGACCCAACCATGCCTCAGTTCCGTCCCAACAGCGAGGCCAGTGCTATCTTACCAGCTCTCACGTCGGCCTCtgcatcctcgtcgtcgagcaggcgCTCCCAATCGCCTACACAGAAGAAGTCCGCGGAATCTTCAAAGGACGCGTCCAAGACCATTCCGCACTTTACACTCCTGGAGTGGAAACGGCTCGACCtggcggagaaggaggccgctGACCGCGGCGGTTGGGGCAAGCTCAGCTTCGAAGAGTTTGAAGAGATTTACAAGAACCAGGAGAACGCCGGGAACCGCCTCGACTACTTGGGCAGCTGGGTCGACTTTTGTATCCCCTAGATGGAGGGAAGCGACATGCAACCAAGGCAGATGTGGCGCGTCGGTGGGACTCTTTTCGGGGCGTCTGGCTCCTAGGAAAGCTATTCTTATTCTACGCTCTCCGTTGACGAACTCGAGAGTCTCCAGACGGGTTCGGTTTGAGGACCGTAAGGAAGTGGCCGAGGCACCTGCAGACCAGGCCCTTGTATTAGTCGGCCCGTCCCCAAACCATTACTGTGGGAAGAGACCAAAAGGGGACGGGCTGGGTTGATGTAGTATTGTATTCCGCGATGAACTAGGATGGCACTTCCGACGTGGAGTTTCGGGATGGTCAAAATGTACATAACAAAGCATTTGCGGACAAATTCCGCCAAAAAACGAAGACGTCGTTTTAATCATTCTTTCGGCTCGTCCTGTCCCGTGAAGGCCGAGTTGTCGGGAAGAGAATATCCAAGAAGCTCTTCTACTGACTGACGCTCACCATCCTCACGATGACAGTATCCGCCCACCCTCGGTAAAGATGGTTGATTCAGTAATGAACCCGTCCTTCATCAGATACAAGTACGCCTCCACCACGTCTTCAGGCCTCCCCAGCCGGCCCGTCAGGCACTTCGCCCGGAATAGCTCGGCCGTCTCTTCGGGCAGCGTGCGGAACAGCTCCGTCGTCACGGGTCCCGACGAGACGAGGTTCACGCGCAGCGACGCGAGGGCGCACGCCAGCCCCCGCACGAGACCCTCggtcacggcggcggccgcgtcggcgacggcccagCCGGGCAACGGGCGGTGGGAGCTCGAGCCGTTAGTGAAGCTCACGGAGGCGTCCGGTGAAGAGAGTATGTACTTCCCCGGCGCGGTTTCCAAGACGGaagcgaggaggaggggggcgcgggcgcggagGGAGTGGGCGGATGTGATGTGACGCGGCGCCGTCTCTGACAAGGGCGGGAGCGGGGACGCGGTGTCGGCAGTGTATATGATGTGGTCCAGCTtggaggcgccgccgtccgtgGCCGCGTCCAGGATGGTCGTGAGGTTGGCGGtgaggttgtcgaggtcggcgaggtcgacagCGAAGGTGGCGATGGGGGGCGTGGGgatgggcgaggagggagtcgcggaggcgggcggcggccgaggcgagctTTGCGGGGGAGGAgctggcgatgatgacggcggcgccgtgttCGAGGGAGGCTTCTGCGGCGGCGTAGCCTAGGCCGGAGGAGCCGCCGATGACCAGGACCCGTTTCTGGGCGAGTTTGTTTAGGTACTTGTAAGTGTGAGGGGTCATTGCTGCATGAGATTTGAAGTGAGGTTAGGGTTTGTATTGGGCAGTGGTATGTGTTGTCCCGGGTGGAGTATAGGTTGGGCCCAAATGAGGTTGAAGAAAAGCTGGAGATGCTCACGATGGGTGGTGAAGTGAGTGACCAGTAGCGTGTTTTGCAGTTCGGCGAGTCTCTGGGCTTGAACGACCATCCGCGAGGGGAATGTGCGATAGTATACTGACGAGATCTCTGGCTATCTGAAATCGTCTCGCAGTAACATCTAAGCAGGAGTGTAGTTTATATACATCGATATGTGTGAGGAGCTGTCTCCTCCGTGACGGACGGACGAGATCTGGCTCCGCAACATTGTTTCCATGAAGGGGTGAATCACTCCCTCGTGTCGTTCCGTCCGTCTGATCGGTTCATCACGATCTCCCGAATTCTGCGAGCCGCCGCATGGTTCTGGTTGCGCGGCGAGTCTCAGCTTCGGTTTCGGACGCCGAACGGACGAATCTCCCACGTAACCCGCGCAGTGGGGTTCCGGAGGCGAGCGGCAGTGCGGCATCGGTGTGGGGCTGTGCCGGACATGGAAGCGGCACTAGGACGACACAGATACCCCCACGTCGTCTGGTATTTCTCATACGCTGGCCATAAATTTTCTCTCTGCCTGGAGATAATTAATTGGCGCGCAGGGCGTTCCGCGACTAGCAGCCATGTAATGGTTCGTCGAATCCGGAGACTTGGCGCTATTGTTTAGTTGCCAGTGTCGTCGATGcaatgttgttgttgatctTGTCTCGGATATACTGACGTAGCGTATGTTTCATCGACACCGAGCCAAATAATGAAGCAGTTTCGGCGAGAGTGATGAAAACAAAGGAGTTGGGCTGCAAGAATCTCTCTTACGTATGCTCGGTCCGTCTCGTACATAGCACGGAGGGCATGATGTGGCAACACCTCTAGGTGCCTAGGGATTACGACAGAGATGGCATGGTTTTAAATAAAACAACGACTGAGTTGGTGGCTGATTTCACAGTGTAACATAGGCCTTGCTCGGCATCATTGTCTTCTGTTGCATAGTGTCAGCACATTTTGGGATACTTCATCGCATGATCAACCAACACATCCTCGGGGCTGGACTCAATGTCACCGGAGCCACTGCTGACCTAGACAGGCGACTGTCCGGACGGAAATAACGGGGCAGAAGtttctcgacggcggctccCTCGTTATGGTCCGCCGGCCCTTGTTCATGGCCGCGGGGCGATGGAGGGCCGGCGGACGAGTTCGTGGTGACCACCAAGTGAAATGTCTGCACACACTATTCATTCGTTATGCCTGTTGAATCGACCAAGTCATTATCAGAGAGAATCAGCTTATtttcgttgtcgtcgttttGAGCTTTCTGATCTTATCCTCTTGCAAATGCAGTCTTGACCTCTAGACCACGCTGGGTAAATCAGACCTCACAGCATGTGAAACAGATTGGGCTATATAAATACCAAAATGATCTCGAGCTatcacatacgaccatacccactggagaactcgggatcccgtccgctctcccatagataagccagtgagggccggattagtagttgggtcggtgacgaccagcgaatacctggtgttgtatgttttttaTCGTTTTTGAGTGGATATTGGAGGGGTCCAGCTAGTACAACATCTATCGACCTCTTCAATCgagacacacacaaaaaGTTCTCCTTTTTACACTGGACGCTCGCTAATTATTGCATATCTAGAAGGAGTGTTTGCATTCTGATAACAAAAGATATAAACAAACACTGTCTAAGCTCGGCATAACCAGACCGTTATAAGGAAGGCAAGAGCGGTATACGCGACTTTTAACTGGATGTAGAGTTTTGGGTTGTATTGGCACCCGAAAAGTCACCCGGAAGGGCAGAGAACATGGCGTTGTTGGTCAAGTCAGGGACTCGGTTGAGAAGGCGTTCTAACAGACGATATCCTCCTCCCTGGGCATATCGCGGAAGCTCTATGCCATCCATTGTCAGCTTGTCCTATAGCAGTAGAGAGACAGTTCATATCCGCAGAGCTTACCGTGTCCGGCGGTGAAGACACGAGCGAAAGTCAACCCCCGCTGCTCGACCCAGTCTCCGATCTTCCCTGCAGCGCTCTGAGATGACAGGTCACTGTACGCCgtggggaggaagaaggccttGGACGGGAACTCGTCGAAGCCCTGGTCCCCGTTCCAGGTCATGTTCTGCAGCACCATCAGCGTGCCGTTGGTCGGCACGCGGTAGTCAAGGTTGCCgctggcgatgatgaagttGTTCGTGTGCTCGATGACGCGCGTGAGGGCGCCTGACGCGAATGGGTCTGCGCTCTGGTCGCCACCAGGCCCGAAAGGATTCTCGTCGGTGCACTCCTGCCAGTCCTTTTGGCCGACGGGAATGTGAAGGGCCTCGCGCATCTCGGGAATGTTGAGGTATCCGTGCCAGGTCTTCTTGTCGAAGCTGAGGGGGACGCTGGCGTtgtcgccggcgttggcccAAAGGAGCGGGTCCGAGGGGTTGGGGCAGCCCTGAGAGATGTGGTAGATGTTGGCGCAGGGGCTGATTTGCGCGAGGCCTTCGTATACGATGTGAGATATGCGGCAGGCGTCGCTTTCGTTGCCGGACGGGAACAGTCCTGAGGGGGGGAACGTGAAATGCTTCTCGCGCATCTTGGCGTAGCCGcagtcctcgtcggcggccttgatgcGGTCATAATAGTCTGCGACGCCGGGATAGAGCCCCATGACGTTGTTATACTCGTCCACAAAAGGTAGCGTCACTGCATGCTGCTGGAAATCTCCTGGCACTGACCTGATGTACGGGCTGAACATTAGGGCGCCGGAGAGGTTGTAGTCGGCCGACTGGTTGGACTTGATCATGGCGTCGCCGATGTAGGGGATGTAGTGGCCTGCGTAGCTCTCGCCGGTGAGGTGAGTCTTGCGCCCCTTGGTTCCAAAGGTCTCCATCCAGTTGTGGTAGAAGCCCAGGAACTGCTGGGCGATCTCCTCTTCCGTCGTGGCGTTCGGGGAGCCGACTGAGAAGCCGGTGCCAGCAGGCTGGTCAATGTAAAGAATGTTGGATAGCTGCGACCAGCTATAGATGTTGTAGACAGGACGGTAGGCGGACGGGAACCAAGTAAATGGGCCATTCTCCTGAACAAGGCCGATGAAGGAACTGCACCCCGGGCCTCCGTTCAGCCTAAAAGATGTCAGCATTCAACTCGAATCAGAACTTTTGTCGTGCTATCTGTTCTTCCATTGCTAGCAGTGCAATTGCGACGTCGCTCACAAGGACTGAAGTGACTCGGGGGCCATACCAGATGGTAACTTCGTCAGACGCCTGCTTGTTGGAACTAGGGAAGTACCAAAAGAACAGCTGGCGTGTCTCGTTGGAGTCCTTCGATATGGGCATTAAACCAGCATACGATTCCCCAAGGTCCCAGTCCACGAGCGGGATGGACGTCCCGTTCACGAGATACTCTACGAGATAGTGAGCGAATGCAGAATTGTAAACGACTAAACATTGAGTGTACTCTCAGTCTTGTCGTTCAGGTGTTGATATTCGCCAGTGCTTTGGCGTCGATGTATGTTACGCCGGATTGGGCCGCGTCTCTCTTCCGCAAGTTGCTTGACTGGGTTGTGGCCATCGACTCGCCAACCGGCCAGAACAGAGATTGGCAATAGAGCAAGAAGCCACAAACTGATTGACATGTTGGGCGTCATTCGTTCTCTGTGTTCAGCGTAATGAGAGACAAAACCAACGCGGCCGAGGAATTTCACACACACGGGGGTAGAGTGCCGTTCATAAACAAACTGGATCGGTGTTGAAGCTAGACTGCATAGACTACTTTTTCCGGTGTGCTGGCGGAAAGTTCCACTGTAACGTCaatcaaaaaaaaaaaagtgcCGTGGTGGTCTGTTTTGGTTTCTGTCCTCCACCTGAAAGTTTGACTGACAAAGGCATGAAGGAGGGCGGGTTTAGGTCAAACTATCGCGCGTTGAACGGCCCATGAAATGGTCCTGTAATTTGATCATCGGCAGCACCGGATCGATTTAGCGGTTCATCTATGGAATGTTTAGATGAGGCTTAGTTTATAGAAGTTGTGGTAGACCTATCCTCGCCGAAAAGCTCGTTAATCTGATTGCTATTGATGTACCCCTGGATGACAGTCTTGCCTAATTAGATAAGTTTGGGAAACCATATCCGCGGCCGGTATGCTGCTACCGGTGTCCCGGCGAGTCCACATCGGCATCATGCTGCGATCTCGAGGTCTCCCTCAAAACAACCGAGCTAACCGTGACTACGGTGCCATTGGGGTCCAGAAACATGCATGGCTAATAAAACCTTGAATCCCATACGAGAGGCAATACAACCTTGTGCTAAGCGACATGTTCATGGCGACCTGGAGTGATCAATCCCGCAGGAACTGGCTCTGACTCGTCGTCCCTCAGTTTTGAGCAAAAGAAGACATGGCGTCAACAAAATAAGCTTGGAAGACACGGGACGAACAGAGCAACCCGTTTTATAAGGCAAATCGGATCTAGCTTATGTTGTTGGGTTTCCGATGGGATGGATCACGGCGGCTTGGCTTCGACACATGATCACTTCGTGCACTAGCAGGCAAGAGAATTACCAGGATTTCATCGACGCAGTTCCCTGGGATTCGAGGAAGGAGTGGGAAAGCATGGGCTTGTCCCTACATAATGGAGGAGGTGCTGATATGGAAATGGAATGTGGTTATCTTCAGTGCCGTGATTTCCGTGATTGATTAGCCCACGTCTTTAGATCGAACTTTGAAGCCATGACAGTTTCACTGCTCATTAGACTGGCCGGCATGCATGTGTGGTGAAATTCAATTAATCAATAGAGCGGGATTTGACTGAGCCCATGACGAGTACATATCACTGTGCCGAATCCATCTCGCCATCGATAGTGAGGATGTTGACACATGGCGACTCCGACTATCTATCCAGGGTCTGTAGCGAGATTTCAAGCTTCACGTTTAGCGCTTTTCGCACCCATACCTGCTGAGCGGACTTCCCAAACCGCTCATCAATAGAACGAACTTCGTTCATTATCCCTCATCCAGTCCATCAACTGTTGCCAATTGACGCACTGGTGCTCCGTGCCAAACCCCGTCACGCCGCTGACCGCAGGATCCCCTACTTCGATCGTCAGGTCGGGTTTGCACATGATCGACTGACGAACGAGATCAAAGCAGTGGCCGATGTGATACATGTCGTGGGAGTGGTTATGGTCATGTGCCGCATCATGCTCCGGGCGAGGGTCTGCCGGACGAGAGGCGTTGTAAGCTTGGTTTGTGAAGTCGGGTCGTGCCTCGTATAGGGCCTGTCGGATCATGTCGAGGCAGTGGAGTTGGTGGAAAACAGCCATGCAGCTCTTCTGGGGAGCCAGCTTTGGATGTTGAAAGAAGCCGCCTTCTTTGGGAAAGATAGACGCCCACGCTTCATCGACCTTAACAGAAGGGGGCATGGCATAGTCCAGGTCCAGCTCAAAGGTTCTGGGTACAGTTGATACTATTTTGGGATGTCAGCGGCCTGAAGCACGTTTACAAGGGTAACAATCGGACAGCCTGCCACTTACAGCGAAGTTCTGTCTTGACCGGCTCATCTCCATAATATTCTTGTTGCGCGCTGCCCGGAGAAGTGTGTCTGCTGACGGCAGCTACCGCGATGAGGAGGATCGCGTAGAATAAATGAATCTTGCTACACCGCCAGTATCTTCCCAGCCGCGACTCTCTTGTCTGTGTctcctcgccagcctcaTCCCCGCTGTTGATTTGAGCGTACTGTTGCGGTTTGTAAAGCCATGACGACATTACAGGGTTTTGCTCTACTGAAGGGACCAAATGCAATCCAGAATGTCGACCTCTCAAGCACCAGTACACGTTGGGATCCGCAAAGATAAGCTATGTGGTCTGTGGACCTTCGGGAAAGAGAAACGAAGAGTCGGATGGCAGGTTGACGAAGAGGGTCCCGATGTTTTTTGAGCGTTTGATGAGTTTGGGGGGGCCTGGGGAGAATAAGCAAATGGGCAGACGGCGATCGTCCAATTTCAAACAGTTTAGCCCTTACAAGCAAGTCCCGCCATCGCGACTCGCAACAGGCAGGGTCTTGGTATATCAAATTACATTTCCTTCTTTCGGGCATAGATGCGCAGCTTGGGATCCTCTTACTCCACCGTCGAAGTGATGAAAAACGCGATGCTGACTCGCGCGGCACATGCCCCCAAAAACTTGTCGACGTTCACCTGGCCGCTTCAAGCCACTAACAAGTATCCGTACCAGTTGGGCGTAGACGAAGTTATCGAAGACATAGCCACCGGCTTCTGTCTCACATGCGGTGCCCGCGTTTCCGGGTGTCGACTTTGCCTGTCGATCTTGCGCTTGGCCTTTAGGGTTGCACCGGGCTGCGGGAAGCCGTGCAGGTACGGCGGAGGCTGATCGACGGCTACTCCTGTGTGCAGGCCAGGCCGAAACGCCAAGGGCACTGGGAGAAGCTCCATGTACAATATCAAATTGACGTCTTCCCGGGTTCCAaagggaccgccttggcttgGTTCCGGAACCTGCCGCAGCCCTGGCGCAGAGTCTGGCTACAATGAGCAACGTGCTGGCATGAGCTATTCGTGCTCACGCAAAGGCTAGGTTGCTATTAATCATTCCAATTCGAAGCTATAAGTACCGCTCTCAGGCACTTAATGAAACTGCAATTCAACCATGCCGTTGGGCCCATGCACTCTCCTGCCCTCGCGGCCTTGCACGCATATATCAACCTGGACTTCCGTGACAGTAGTACAAAATGCCTGATCATTATGTGCTCTGTGAGTCACCGATTTTTCGATAAGTAGGATAACTCCTCCTTGGCTACGCCTGAGTGTTTGACCAAACGGGAAGGTCGTCAGACTGATAGCTCTCGACTGGCCGAAACCGCGTCAGACAGAGCCGACAAACCAACAATGACATGCAGGACTGTGGGGTTGTAAGGCAGGATCATGCAAGGGTTCTCATGGACTTAAGTATTCAAAAACTGCTTTTTTGTAAAGCCAGTTCAAATGCTTGATTACTACAGCAATAGAGCCGCCTCTGTCATTGGGCGCATCGCACACGCAACAACTGAAGCCTGGTCAATATTATCCTACCCTTCAAGTCCTGACCACAATGACGTCTTCCCAGTTCGCCCGCCCGGCGTATGAGATCAAGTCCCCAAGGCTCATCGTTCGGACCGCAACGGATTCGGACGCGAACGCTTTCCACAGCCTCATGACAAACCCCGAGAATTTTCCTTTCGGGGAACCCGAAACCAATCTCACGATCGAAGGACTCCGTACCCGCATCGGCAGATTCGCCGAGTTCACTGCCAAAGGAAAGAACGCTTTCATGGTCGTCACCCTCCGAGAGACGGGCCAGCTCATCGGATACGGAGGTTACAACACATTCGAGTCCGTAGACCCCGTCGAGTTCCTCTCGGAGACGACTCTCTCGCCGGGCAACAAGTGCATGACAGACTttggcatcatcatcgaccacGGTCACTGGCGGAGAGGCTACGGTTTGGAGCTGGTCAGCGTGTTGGTAGAGTACGCTTTTGTCGAGCTTGGCTGCGAGCTTTTCCGGGCCGAAACAGGCGACAACAATGAACCGTGGCGAGCGCTCATGCGGGCGGCGGGCCTGGCCGATATCGAGGGGAGAAACCAAGCAAGTTACGATGCCAATCAAGAAGTCTGGGTATGGAAGTTCGACATAGGACACTGGAAGCGAGCGAAAGAGAAGATGCAGGCCGAGGGCAAATGGCTTCTTTGACGGCCATCG containing:
- a CDS encoding Putative mycotoxin biosynthesis protein UstYa; its protein translation is MSSWLYKPQQYAQINSGDEAGEETQTRESRLGRYWRCSKIHLFYAILLIAVAAVSRHTSPGSAQQEYYGDEPVKTELRLSTVPRTFELDLDYAMPPSVKVDEAWASIFPKEGGFFQHPKLAPQKSCMAVFHQLHCLDMIRQALYEARPDFTNQAYNASRPADPRPEHDAAHDHNHSHDMYHIGHCFDLVRQSIMCKPDLTIEVGDPAVSGVTGFGTEHQCVNWQQLMDWMRDNERSSFY
- a CDS encoding Putative GNAT domain, acyl-CoA N-acyltransferase, translated to MTSSQFARPAYEIKSPRLIVRTATDSDANAFHSLMTNPENFPFGEPETNLTIEGLRTRIGRFAEFTAKGKNAFMVVTLRETGQLIGYGGYNTFESVDPVEFLSETTLSPGNKCMTDFGIIIDHGHWRRGYGLELVSVLVEYAFVELGCELFRAETGDNNEPWRALMRAAGLADIEGRNQASYDANQEVWVWKFDIGHWKRAKEKMQAEGKWLL
- a CDS encoding Putative peptidase S10, serine carboxypeptidase, serine carboxypeptidase, serine active, with translation MTPNMSISLWLLALLPISVLAGWRVDGHNPVKQLAEERRGPIRRNIHRRQSTGEYQHLNDKTEKYLVNGTSIPLVDWDLGESYAGLMPISKDSNETRQLFFWYFPSSNKQASDEVTIWLNGGPGCSSFIGLVQENGPFTWFPSAYRPVYNIYSWSQLSNILYIDQPAGTGFSVGSPNATTEEEIAQQFLGFYHNWMETFGTKGRKTHLTGESYAGHYIPYIGDAMIKSNQSADYNLSGALMFSPYIRSVPGDFQQHAVTLPFVDEYNNVMGLYPGVADYYDRIKAADEDCGYAKMREKHFTFPPSGLFPSGNESDACRISHIVYEGLAQISPCANIYHISQGCPNPSDPLLWANAGDNASVPLSFDKKTWHGYLNIPEMREALHIPVGQKDWQECTDENPFGPGGDQSADPFASGALTRVIEHTNNFIIASGNLDYRVPTNGTLMVLQNMTWNGDQGFDEFPSKAFFLPTAYSDLSSQSAAGKIGDWVEQRGLTFARVFTAGHELPRYAQGGGYRLLERLLNRVPDLTNNAMFSALPGDFSGANTTQNSTSS
- a CDS encoding Putative short-chain dehydrogenase/reductase SDR, NAD(P)-binding domain superfamily, with translation MTPHTYNSPRPPPASATPSSPIPTPPIATFAVDLADLDNLTANLTTILDAATDGGASKLDHIIYTADTASPLPPLSETAPRHITSAHSLRARAPLLLASVLETAPGKYILSSPDASVSFTNGSSSHRPLPGWAVADAAAAVTEGLVRGLACALASLRVNLVSSGPVTTELFRTLPEETAELFRAKCLTGRLGRPEDVVEAYLYLMKDGFITESTIFTEGGRILSS